One Streptomyces sp. RPA4-2 genomic window carries:
- a CDS encoding molybdopterin oxidoreductase family protein, with protein MRKKRDPRIYTRLTHPLVRDSRDEPFRQAGWDEALSRAAAGLRAARGAFGLFSCARATNEMNYVAQKFARVVMGTNNVDSCNRTCHAPSVAGLSAAFGSGGGTSSYAEVEETDLVVMWGSNARFAHPIFFQHVLKGIRNGARMYAVDPRRTSTAEWAEGWLGLNVGTDIPMAHAIGREIIHAGLANHAFVRRATSGFEQYERLVEPWTLSLAEKVTGVPASAIRELAHAYARAERVQLCWTLGITEHHNGTDNVRALINLSLLTGHVGRHGSGLQPLRGQNNVQGGGDMGAIPNRLPGFQDILDPDARTKFESAWDTVIEPHYGLNLTEMFEAMEEGTLKAVYCIGENPAQSEADSEQAVRRLRALDFLVVQDIFLTRTAELADVVLPATAGWAETEGTTTNSERRVQRVRAAVTPPGEAREDIDILRDLAARLGHEWRYADSEAVWNELRSLSPDHYGMTYARLEEEQGIQWPCPDPTRLEPTYLHGRLWADDPAMRGRRAPFGLVRHDPPVDLTDETYPIRLTTGRRLDSYNTGVQSGGFASPLRRGEYVELCPEDAERYGVVVGEEVRVSSRRGSVLAPVWVDTALRPGLAFMTMHFPDDVDTNRLTIEANCPIAGTAEFKASAIRIDKLPVATVRS; from the coding sequence ATGAGGAAGAAACGCGACCCGAGGATCTACACACGGCTCACGCATCCGCTGGTGCGGGACAGCCGCGACGAACCCTTCCGGCAGGCCGGCTGGGACGAGGCCCTGAGCCGCGCGGCCGCGGGGCTGCGAGCCGCGCGCGGCGCGTTCGGCCTGTTCTCCTGCGCCCGCGCGACCAACGAGATGAACTACGTGGCCCAGAAGTTCGCGCGGGTCGTCATGGGCACCAACAACGTCGACTCCTGCAACCGCACCTGTCACGCCCCGAGCGTCGCCGGTCTCTCGGCCGCCTTCGGCTCGGGCGGCGGGACCTCCTCGTACGCGGAGGTCGAGGAGACCGACCTCGTGGTGATGTGGGGCTCCAACGCCCGCTTCGCGCACCCCATCTTCTTCCAGCACGTGCTGAAGGGGATCAGGAACGGCGCCCGGATGTACGCGGTCGACCCGCGCCGCACGTCGACGGCCGAGTGGGCGGAGGGCTGGCTCGGTCTGAACGTCGGCACCGACATCCCGATGGCGCACGCGATCGGCCGCGAGATCATCCACGCGGGCCTCGCCAACCACGCCTTCGTCCGACGGGCGACCAGCGGGTTCGAGCAGTACGAGCGGCTCGTCGAACCCTGGACGCTGTCCCTCGCGGAGAAGGTCACGGGCGTACCGGCCTCCGCGATCAGGGAGTTGGCCCACGCGTACGCCCGCGCCGAACGCGTCCAGCTGTGCTGGACACTCGGCATCACCGAGCACCACAACGGCACCGACAACGTCCGCGCGTTGATCAACCTGTCCCTGCTGACGGGTCACGTGGGCCGCCACGGCTCCGGGCTGCAACCGTTGCGCGGCCAGAACAACGTCCAGGGCGGTGGCGACATGGGCGCCATCCCCAACCGGCTCCCCGGCTTCCAGGACATCCTCGACCCCGACGCGCGGACGAAGTTCGAGTCCGCCTGGGACACCGTCATCGAGCCGCACTACGGGCTGAACCTGACGGAGATGTTCGAGGCGATGGAGGAGGGCACTCTCAAGGCGGTCTACTGCATCGGCGAGAACCCGGCGCAGTCGGAGGCCGACAGCGAGCAGGCCGTCCGCCGGCTTCGCGCCCTCGACTTCCTCGTCGTCCAGGACATCTTCCTCACCAGGACGGCCGAACTCGCCGACGTGGTGCTGCCCGCGACCGCCGGGTGGGCGGAGACCGAGGGCACCACCACCAACAGCGAACGGCGCGTCCAGCGGGTGCGCGCGGCGGTGACCCCGCCCGGCGAGGCCCGGGAGGACATCGACATCCTCCGCGACCTCGCCGCGCGCCTCGGACACGAGTGGAGGTACGCCGACTCCGAGGCCGTCTGGAACGAACTGCGCTCGCTCTCCCCGGACCACTACGGGATGACGTACGCACGCCTGGAGGAGGAGCAGGGCATCCAGTGGCCCTGCCCGGACCCCACCCGTCTCGAACCGACCTATCTGCACGGCCGGTTGTGGGCAGACGACCCCGCCATGCGCGGCCGGCGCGCGCCCTTCGGGCTCGTCCGGCACGACCCTCCGGTGGACCTGACGGACGAGACCTACCCGATCCGGCTCACCACCGGGCGGCGGCTCGACTCCTACAACACCGGTGTGCAGAGCGGCGGTTTCGCTTCCCCGCTGCGGCGCGGCGAGTACGTCGAGCTGTGTCCGGAGGACGCGGAGCGCTACGGGGTCGTGGTGGGCGAGGAGGTCAGGGTCTCCTCACGCCGGGGCTCCGTCCTGGCACCCGTGTGGGTCGACACCGCGCTGCGCCCCGGGCTGGCGTTCATGACGATGCACTTTCCCGACGACGTGGACACCAACCGGCTGACGATCGAGGCGAACTGTCCGATCGCCGGGACGGCGGAGTTCAAGGCGTCGGCGATCCGGATCGACAAGCTGCCGGTCGCGACCGTGAGGAGCTGA
- a CDS encoding 2-dehydropantoate 2-reductase has product MKVAVLGAGAIGAYVGAALHRAGADVHLIARGPHLAAMRRHGVQVHSPRGDFTARAHATDDPAEVGPVDYVFLGLKANSYAACGPLIEPLLHRDTAVIAAQNGIPWWYFHRHGGPHDGHRVQSVDPGGAVSAVLAPERAVGCVVYAATELEGPGVVRHLEGTRFSIGEPDRSLSARCRTFSEAMRAGGLKCPVEPDLRNDIWLKLLGNISFNPISALSRATMRQMCLHGGTREVIEIMMAETLAVAEALGCEVGVSIERRLAGAERVGDHRTSTLQDLERGKPLELDVLLAAVVELAEITAVPVPTLRTVHALSDLLASRTAA; this is encoded by the coding sequence GTGAAAGTCGCCGTTCTCGGCGCCGGTGCGATCGGCGCCTATGTCGGGGCCGCGCTGCACCGCGCAGGCGCCGATGTGCATCTCATCGCCCGTGGACCGCATCTGGCGGCCATGAGGCGGCACGGAGTCCAGGTACACAGCCCGCGCGGCGACTTCACCGCGCGCGCCCACGCCACCGACGACCCGGCCGAGGTCGGGCCCGTCGACTACGTCTTCCTCGGTCTGAAAGCCAACTCGTACGCGGCGTGCGGGCCGCTGATCGAGCCCCTGCTGCACCGGGACACGGCGGTGATCGCCGCGCAGAACGGCATCCCCTGGTGGTACTTCCACCGGCACGGCGGCCCGCACGACGGCCACCGTGTGCAGAGCGTGGACCCCGGCGGCGCGGTCAGCGCGGTGCTCGCGCCCGAACGGGCCGTCGGATGCGTGGTGTACGCGGCGACGGAACTGGAAGGACCCGGAGTCGTCCGCCACCTGGAGGGCACCCGGTTCTCCATCGGCGAGCCCGACCGCTCGCTCTCCGCCCGCTGCCGGACGTTCAGCGAGGCCATGCGGGCGGGCGGGCTCAAGTGCCCCGTCGAGCCGGACCTGCGCAACGACATCTGGCTCAAGCTGCTCGGCAACATCTCCTTCAACCCCATCAGCGCGCTCTCCCGGGCGACCATGCGGCAGATGTGCCTGCACGGCGGGACCCGCGAGGTCATCGAGATCATGATGGCGGAGACCCTCGCCGTCGCCGAGGCCCTCGGCTGCGAGGTCGGCGTCTCCATCGAACGCCGGCTGGCCGGCGCCGAACGCGTCGGCGACCACCGCACCTCCACCCTGCAGGACCTGGAACGCGGCAAGCCGCTCGAACTCGACGTGCTGCTCGCGGCCGTCGTGGAACTGGCGGAGATCACCGCGGTCCCGGTCCCCACCCTCCGTACCGTGCACGCCCTTTCGGATCTGCTCGCATCGAGGACCGCCGCATGA
- a CDS encoding aldo/keto reductase produces MSARTNAPASTRTWRLGDLTVNRVGFGAMRLTGTAPFDGGVPRDRERSIGVLRRAVELGVNHIDTAAFYFSATRSANELINRALAPYPEDLVIATKVWPARDPSGAWWWATPAQLRGQVEENLRQLGRDHLDVVNLRVPPSRRDGSIGEHFGALAELREAGMIRHLGVSHVTSRQLAEARAIAPVVCVQNPYGIGAPSEDRSLLRHCGELGVAFVPFFAIAGSGREAGPAARDSETVYAVARAHEVSVAQIRLAWTLRQGPHVLAIPGTGDPDHLEQNMAAGNLRLSDDESARLGSLGR; encoded by the coding sequence ATGAGCGCACGAACGAACGCCCCCGCATCCACGCGTACGTGGCGACTCGGTGACCTCACCGTCAACCGTGTCGGGTTCGGCGCGATGCGCCTGACCGGGACCGCGCCCTTCGACGGCGGCGTGCCGCGCGACCGCGAGCGGTCGATCGGCGTGCTCCGGCGGGCGGTCGAGCTCGGTGTGAACCACATCGACACCGCCGCGTTCTACTTCTCGGCGACGCGCTCCGCCAACGAGCTGATCAACCGGGCGCTGGCGCCGTACCCGGAGGACCTGGTCATCGCCACCAAGGTCTGGCCGGCCCGCGATCCCTCGGGCGCCTGGTGGTGGGCCACGCCGGCGCAGTTGCGCGGCCAGGTCGAGGAGAACCTGCGCCAACTCGGCCGCGACCACCTGGACGTGGTGAACCTGCGCGTACCGCCGAGCCGGCGCGACGGCTCGATCGGCGAGCACTTCGGCGCGCTGGCCGAACTGCGCGAGGCCGGAATGATCCGCCACCTCGGTGTCTCCCACGTCACGTCCCGGCAACTGGCCGAGGCCCGGGCCATCGCTCCGGTCGTGTGCGTGCAGAACCCCTACGGGATCGGTGCGCCGAGCGAGGACAGGTCCCTCCTGCGGCACTGCGGTGAACTCGGCGTCGCCTTCGTCCCGTTCTTCGCGATCGCCGGTTCCGGACGCGAGGCGGGTCCGGCCGCCCGTGACAGCGAGACGGTGTACGCCGTCGCCCGCGCGCACGAGGTGTCCGTCGCGCAGATCCGGCTGGCCTGGACCCTGCGGCAGGGGCCGCACGTGCTGGCGATCCCGGGCACCGGCGACCCGGACCACCTCGAACAGAACATGGCTGCGGGGAACCTGCGCCTCTCGGACGACGAGTCGGCACGCCTCGGCTCACTGGGACGGTGA
- a CDS encoding NmrA/HSCARG family protein, producing MSEKKIIAVVGATGAQGGGLARAILAEQDGPFTVRAITRGAGSDKARALAELGAEVVEADLGDRASVRQAFDGAYGAYVVTNYWEGMSAETELAQADNAARAAKDAGLRHVIWSTLEDTRAHLPVTDTRVPVLEGSYTVPHFDAKAEADRFFVDLGVPTTLLRTTFYWEAFLQGFAPSRDDSGHLVLSLPMGDSALAGIAVEDIGAVALGIFARGEEFVGETVAIAGEHLTGKQLAAAFAELYGEPVAYRPLTHDRFRALGIPAAAEIGNMFQYYTEAADAFTGARDLRLVRDLHPGLRSFRDWLTAHKDALTAG from the coding sequence GTGTCCGAGAAGAAGATCATCGCGGTGGTCGGGGCGACAGGTGCCCAGGGCGGCGGACTGGCGCGCGCCATCCTGGCCGAACAGGACGGACCGTTCACGGTCCGCGCGATCACCCGCGGCGCGGGGTCGGACAAGGCGCGCGCACTGGCCGAACTCGGCGCCGAGGTGGTCGAGGCCGACCTCGGCGACAGGGCGAGCGTGCGCCAGGCGTTCGACGGCGCGTACGGCGCGTACGTGGTGACGAACTACTGGGAGGGCATGTCAGCGGAGACGGAGCTGGCCCAGGCCGACAACGCGGCGCGGGCCGCGAAGGACGCCGGACTGCGGCATGTCATCTGGTCGACGCTGGAGGACACCCGCGCCCACCTCCCGGTCACCGACACACGGGTGCCCGTACTCGAAGGGTCCTACACCGTCCCGCACTTCGACGCCAAGGCCGAGGCGGACCGGTTCTTCGTCGACCTCGGCGTGCCGACGACGTTGCTGCGCACCACCTTCTACTGGGAGGCGTTCCTGCAGGGCTTCGCCCCCAGCCGCGACGACTCCGGCCACCTGGTACTGAGTCTGCCGATGGGCGACAGCGCGCTGGCCGGGATCGCCGTCGAGGACATCGGCGCGGTCGCACTGGGGATCTTCGCCCGGGGCGAGGAGTTCGTCGGGGAGACGGTCGCCATCGCCGGTGAGCATCTGACGGGCAAGCAGCTGGCCGCGGCGTTCGCCGAGCTGTACGGCGAGCCGGTGGCCTACCGGCCGCTCACCCACGACCGGTTCCGCGCACTGGGCATTCCCGCCGCCGCGGAGATAGGCAACATGTTCCAGTACTACACCGAGGCGGCCGACGCCTTCACCGGCGCCCGCGACCTGAGGCTCGTCCGCGACCTGCACCCCGGACTGCGGAGCTTCCGGGACTGGCTGACCGCCCACAAGGACGCCCTCACCGCGGGCTGA
- a CDS encoding helix-turn-helix transcriptional regulator yields the protein MDRTELADFLRSMRERLQPQHVGLPAGTSRRTPGLRREEVARLAHISVEYYARLEQARGSSPSRRVLSELARALRLGTDERVHLFALAGVAPEPPAGPRSDVPETVLNLLEHMTEIAALVVNARYDVIAWNPLATALFEDFSAVPPARRNLIHRHFLHPDPAGRHYGMTGAEEFGRLAVGQLRAAAGRYPDDPRIATMVTTLREHSAEFAELWDHHHVESGAHHRKTMHHPLVGTLQLNCDTLAVPQRDQFLVCLTAERGSSSHDALRLLSVVGTQDMSVTEERGPS from the coding sequence ATGGACCGCACCGAGCTGGCCGACTTCCTGCGCAGCATGCGGGAGCGGCTGCAACCCCAGCACGTCGGCCTGCCGGCCGGCACGTCCCGACGCACACCCGGGCTGCGCCGCGAGGAGGTGGCCCGGCTCGCGCACATCTCCGTCGAGTACTACGCGCGCCTGGAACAGGCTCGCGGGTCCAGCCCCTCCCGACGGGTCCTGAGCGAACTGGCCCGCGCCCTGCGCCTCGGCACGGACGAACGCGTCCACCTCTTCGCACTCGCCGGCGTCGCCCCGGAGCCGCCGGCCGGGCCGCGCTCGGACGTGCCGGAGACGGTTCTGAACCTGCTGGAGCACATGACCGAGATCGCGGCGCTGGTCGTCAACGCCCGCTACGACGTCATCGCTTGGAACCCGCTGGCCACCGCGCTCTTCGAGGACTTCTCCGCCGTGCCCCCGGCCCGGCGCAATCTCATCCACCGCCATTTCCTCCACCCCGATCCCGCCGGCCGGCACTACGGCATGACCGGTGCGGAGGAGTTCGGCAGGCTGGCGGTCGGCCAGTTGCGCGCCGCCGCGGGCCGTTACCCCGACGACCCGCGGATCGCCACCATGGTCACCACACTGCGCGAGCACAGCGCCGAGTTCGCCGAGTTGTGGGACCACCATCACGTCGAAAGCGGCGCCCATCACCGAAAGACCATGCACCACCCCTTGGTCGGCACGCTGCAGCTCAACTGCGACACCCTCGCCGTTCCCCAACGCGACCAGTTCCTCGTCTGCCTCACCGCCGAACGCGGCAGCTCCTCCCACGACGCGCTCCGGCTGCTCTCCGTCGTCGGCACCCAGGACATGAGCGTGACCGAGGAGCGTGGCCCGTCGTGA
- a CDS encoding OFA family MFS transporter, protein MSPPVAPPGWSRWLVPPAALSVHLSIGQAYAWSVFKPPLESALGLSGTQSALPFQLAIVMLGLSAAFGGTLVERNGPRWAMTVALVCFSTGFLIASLGAATEQYWLIVFGYGFVGGIGLGIGYISPVSTLIKWFPERPGMATGIAIMGFGGGALIASPWSAQMLKSFGSDSSGIALAFLVHGLSYAVFMTLGVLLVRVPRSEKPVEARPGPLDGVQVSAKNAVRTPQFWCLWLVLCMNVTAGIGILEKAAPMITDFFADTSTPVSVSAAAGFVALLSAANMAGRIGWSSTSDLIGRKNIYRVYLGVGALMYLLISQFGDSSKPLFIICALVILSFYGGGFATVPAYLKDLFGTYQVGAIHGRLLTAWSTAGVLGPLIVNWIADRQKDAGKHGAALYDTSFLIMIGLLVVGFVANELIRPVHVRHHIPAPREAADDDSVQSQQSA, encoded by the coding sequence ATGAGTCCCCCTGTCGCGCCACCCGGCTGGAGCCGCTGGCTCGTCCCGCCCGCCGCCCTGTCGGTCCACCTCTCCATCGGCCAGGCGTACGCCTGGAGCGTCTTCAAGCCACCGCTCGAATCCGCGCTCGGCCTCAGCGGCACCCAGAGCGCGCTGCCCTTCCAGCTCGCCATCGTCATGCTCGGGCTGTCCGCCGCGTTCGGCGGCACCCTGGTGGAGCGCAACGGACCGCGCTGGGCGATGACCGTAGCCCTGGTCTGCTTCTCCACCGGCTTCCTGATCGCCTCGCTCGGCGCCGCCACCGAGCAGTACTGGCTGATCGTGTTCGGTTACGGCTTCGTCGGTGGGATCGGCCTGGGCATCGGCTACATCTCACCCGTCTCGACCCTGATCAAGTGGTTCCCGGAACGGCCGGGCATGGCCACCGGCATCGCGATCATGGGCTTCGGCGGCGGCGCGCTGATCGCCTCGCCGTGGTCCGCGCAGATGCTGAAGTCCTTCGGCTCCGACTCCTCCGGCATCGCCCTCGCCTTCCTCGTGCACGGGCTGTCGTACGCCGTCTTCATGACACTCGGCGTGCTGCTGGTGCGGGTGCCGCGCAGCGAGAAGCCGGTCGAGGCCCGCCCCGGTCCCCTCGACGGGGTACAGGTCTCGGCGAAGAACGCCGTGCGCACCCCGCAGTTCTGGTGCCTGTGGCTCGTGCTGTGCATGAACGTGACCGCGGGCATCGGCATCCTGGAGAAGGCCGCCCCCATGATCACCGACTTCTTCGCGGACACCTCCACCCCGGTGTCGGTGTCGGCCGCCGCGGGCTTCGTGGCGCTGCTCTCCGCCGCGAACATGGCGGGCCGGATCGGCTGGTCCTCCACGTCCGACCTGATCGGGCGCAAGAACATCTACCGCGTCTACCTCGGCGTGGGCGCGCTGATGTACCTGCTGATCTCGCAGTTCGGGGACTCCTCCAAGCCCCTGTTCATCATCTGCGCGCTGGTGATCCTCTCCTTCTACGGGGGTGGCTTCGCGACCGTCCCCGCGTACCTCAAGGACCTCTTCGGCACCTACCAGGTCGGAGCGATCCACGGCCGGCTGCTCACCGCCTGGTCCACGGCCGGTGTCCTCGGCCCGCTGATCGTCAACTGGATAGCGGACCGGCAGAAGGACGCGGGCAAGCACGGCGCCGCGCTCTACGACACCTCGTTCCTGATCATGATCGGGCTGCTGGTCGTCGGCTTCGTCGCCAACGAGCTGATCCGCCCGGTCCACGTCCGCCACCACATCCCCGCACCGAGGGAGGCAGCCGATGACGACTCCGTCCAGTCCCAGCAGTCCGCCTGA
- a CDS encoding beta-ketoacyl-ACP synthase III: MNGSRIAAVGHYQPAKVLTNEDLAGLVDTSDEWIMSRVGIRTRHIAGPDEPVDELAGHAAAKALAAAGLAPADIDLVLVATSTAVDRSPNMAARVAHRLGIPSPAAMDVNVVCAGFTHALATADHAVRAGAATRALVIGADKMSDVTDWTDRTTCVLVGDGAGAAVVEAAAPGDEPGIGPVLWGSVPEMGHAVRIEGTPARFAQEGQSVYRWATTRLPAIARQACERAGLTPEELAGVVLHQANLRIIEPLAQKIGAVNAVVARDVVDSGNTSAASIPLAFSKLVERGEIGTGDPVLLFGFGGNLSYAGQVVRCP, translated from the coding sequence ATGAACGGCTCACGCATCGCGGCCGTCGGCCACTACCAGCCCGCCAAGGTTCTCACCAACGAGGACCTGGCGGGCCTGGTCGACACCAGTGACGAGTGGATCATGAGCCGGGTGGGCATCCGTACGCGCCACATCGCCGGACCCGACGAACCCGTCGACGAGCTGGCCGGGCACGCCGCCGCCAAGGCGCTCGCCGCCGCCGGACTGGCCCCCGCCGACATCGACCTCGTGCTGGTCGCCACCTCGACGGCCGTCGACCGCTCCCCGAACATGGCCGCCCGGGTCGCGCACCGCCTGGGCATCCCGTCTCCCGCGGCGATGGACGTCAACGTGGTCTGCGCGGGCTTCACCCACGCGCTCGCCACGGCCGACCACGCCGTGCGCGCGGGGGCGGCGACCCGGGCCCTGGTCATCGGCGCGGACAAGATGTCGGATGTGACGGACTGGACCGACCGCACGACCTGCGTCCTGGTCGGGGACGGCGCGGGAGCCGCCGTGGTCGAGGCCGCGGCGCCGGGCGACGAGCCGGGGATCGGGCCGGTGCTGTGGGGCTCGGTGCCCGAGATGGGGCACGCCGTACGCATCGAGGGCACCCCGGCGCGCTTCGCGCAGGAGGGCCAGAGCGTCTACCGCTGGGCGACGACCCGGCTCCCGGCGATCGCCCGGCAGGCCTGCGAGCGGGCCGGCCTCACGCCCGAGGAACTCGCCGGAGTCGTCCTTCACCAGGCGAACCTGCGCATCATCGAACCCCTCGCGCAGAAGATCGGCGCCGTGAACGCGGTGGTCGCGCGCGATGTCGTGGACTCCGGGAACACCTCCGCCGCCAGCATCCCGCTCGCCTTCTCGAAGCTCGTCGAACGCGGTGAGATCGGCACGGGCGACCCCGTGCTCCTCTTCGGCTTCGGCGGCAACCTGTCCTACGCGGGCCAGGTCGTCCGCTGTCCCTGA
- a CDS encoding GntR family transcriptional regulator, with product MLSTGLPQGAVPRLERPGPLRDRVYEALLELITTRALQPGQHLVESELAGHLGVSRQPVREALQRLNTEGWVDLRPAQGAFVHEPTEEEADQLLTVRTLLEAEAARLAAANTGSAGITALEELCAEGERAVAADDVDGAVAINARFHAKVMELAGNAVLAELAAQVDRRVRWYYTPVARQRGGQSWIEHRDLIAAIADRDEPRATQVMREHTEHTRKTYHEREK from the coding sequence ATGTTGTCGACAGGACTGCCGCAGGGGGCGGTGCCCAGGCTGGAGCGGCCCGGCCCGCTGCGTGACCGTGTCTACGAGGCACTGCTCGAACTCATCACGACACGCGCCCTCCAGCCCGGCCAGCACCTGGTCGAGAGCGAACTCGCCGGACACCTCGGCGTCTCCCGGCAGCCCGTACGCGAGGCGTTGCAGCGGCTGAACACGGAGGGGTGGGTCGATCTGCGGCCCGCCCAGGGCGCGTTCGTGCACGAGCCGACGGAGGAGGAGGCCGACCAGCTCCTCACGGTCCGTACGCTCCTGGAGGCGGAGGCCGCGCGGCTCGCCGCCGCCAACACGGGCTCCGCCGGCATCACCGCCCTGGAGGAGCTGTGCGCCGAGGGGGAGCGTGCGGTCGCCGCCGACGACGTGGACGGCGCGGTCGCGATCAACGCCCGCTTCCACGCGAAGGTCATGGAGCTGGCCGGGAACGCGGTCCTCGCCGAACTGGCCGCCCAGGTCGACCGCCGGGTGCGCTGGTACTACACGCCGGTCGCCCGGCAGCGCGGCGGACAGTCCTGGATCGAGCACCGCGACCTCATCGCGGCCATCGCCGACCGCGACGAGCCCCGCGCCACCCAGGTCATGCGCGAACACACCGAGCACACGCGCAAGACGTACCACGAGCGCGAGAAGTAG